In Leptodesmis sichuanensis A121, the following are encoded in one genomic region:
- a CDS encoding DUF5615 family PIN-like protein — translation MTKDSDFIDLVCRLGSPPQILWLTCGNVTNRNLGQLLVATLPEAVKRLQQGEIIVEISKDS, via the coding sequence ATGACGAAAGATAGCGATTTTATCGATTTAGTATGTCGTTTGGGATCACCACCTCAGATTCTCTGGTTAACCTGTGGCAATGTTACGAACCGCAACTTAGGGCAACTGCTCGTAGCTACACTGCCAGAAGCAGTGAAACGATTGCAGCAAGGGGAGATAATTGTAGAAATTAGTAAAGATTCTTAA
- a CDS encoding ISAzo13-like element transposase-related protein, with translation MAVGVSAFGILNLDNDELSIYFGQSAETSDFIADCLEWWWQDNQDHYPEIEEWVINLDGGPATRSDRTQFIKRMVELAQTIMLPIRLIYYPPYHSKYNAIERCWAALEQYWNGAILDSVEAAVQWASHMTWKAMNPVVYLVEGIYEKGVKVLAEELADYLPFWQRSEALPKWDITILPD, from the coding sequence GTGGCAGTCGGTGTTAGTGCCTTTGGCATTCTCAATCTCGACAACGACGAGTTGTCGATTTACTTCGGTCAATCGGCTGAAACCAGCGATTTTATAGCCGATTGTTTGGAGTGGTGGTGGCAGGACAATCAAGACCATTACCCGGAGATTGAGGAATGGGTGATCAATTTAGATGGAGGACCCGCCACTCGCAGTGATCGCACTCAGTTCATCAAACGCATGGTTGAACTCGCCCAAACGATCATGCTCCCGATTCGATTGATTTACTACCCGCCTTATCACAGTAAATACAATGCCATTGAACGATGCTGGGCAGCGCTTGAGCAGTATTGGAATGGAGCCATCTTGGATTCGGTAGAAGCGGCAGTTCAATGGGCCAGTCACATGACCTGGAAAGCAATGAATCCAGTCGTTTATCTGGTTGAAGGCATTTATGAAAAAGGGGTCAAGGTATTGGCTGAGGAGCTAGCAGATTATCTCCCTTTCTGGCAACGGTCTGAAGCTCTGCCCAAATGGGATATTACTATTCTCCCCGATTGA